From the Hevea brasiliensis isolate MT/VB/25A 57/8 chromosome 13, ASM3005281v1, whole genome shotgun sequence genome, the window ACTATATCTGCATCACAAATGATGGAGCTAGCCATGGCATTGGAGGCTAGCGGCAAAAACTTTATCTGGGTTGTCAGGCCACCTATTGGATTTGACATCAATTTGGAATTTAGAGCAAAAGATTGGTTCCCTGAAGGATTTGAAGAAAGAATCAAAGATTCAAAAAGAGGGTTACTGGTGCATAAATGGGCACCACAACTGGAAATTTTGTCTCACAAGTCAGTGTCAGCATTTCTGAGTCATTGTGGGTGGAATTCAGTGCTCGAATCTCTAAGCTATGGTGTGCCATTAATTGGGTGGCCAATGGCAGCAGAACAATTCTACAATGTTAAGCTTTTGGAAGAAAAGATAGGAGTATGTGTGGAGGTGGCTAGAGGAAAGATCTGCGAAGTTAGCCATGAAGATATAGTGAAAAAGATAGAGTTGGTGATGAATGGGACAGACAAAGGGGTGGAAATGAGAAAGAAGGCTTGTGGAGCGAAAGACATGATTAAGGATGCAGTGAAATGCGAGAAAGATTTGAAGGGGTCCTCTGTGAGAGCCATGGATGAGTTCTTGAATGCAGCACTAGCGATGCGGGACCAAAGAAAGATGCATTTTGTTTAGTAATTGGTGAATTACTAGCTATTCCTCATTCGAGATTTCCCTTCTAATAATGGACTTAAATTAGGAATAAATGAAatttctattatttaaatttagtgataatagaattatattttgaattataaattttttttttaataataattagttcAAATCATATAAATTCATCTCCACTCTTTGGATCTCAATTCAGTAGTAAAGTGTCATGTGCTTTTTtccatttaaaagaaaaaaaaaaaagcaagtgTCATGtgctttctcttttctctttgctcaataattttcaGTTCAGTAAGCCAGTGTTGACCGACAAGTTTTAAACCTCGAACAGCTTTTTTATTAGACTGATTAAACAAATAAATCATGTGAATTTTCTTaaatacattcaaaacatctaTCTTCATTTATCATCTCATGTCATCTTCCAAGCTCTCGAAACTAAGCCAACCAAAGTAAAATAAGAAGGCAAGCCGTGCCTTAAAAAATGTCCTTCTAACAGCCTTTTAACATTAATATGACCCCCAAAAAAAAATATACATGACAACTGTTTTGGTATCTTTGGGTGTTTGATaagtttctttttttcttttgtcgGAAAGGTATTTGATAAGTTAGAACGGTGTATTATGGGATTTGAAATaagtttgaatttttaattagtatttatagtaaatttaaattttatacattaaagtattatttacttattttaaaaactttaaaattatatttttaaaaataaaatttaaatattttttaaattgtaattcaagatataaattattaataagaagtataatttataaaattaaatgaatttaaataatatttcaaTATAGTGAAATTTGaaacaaatttaaataataataatagtaataaataTTCTATTGATTCTTatttctatttttaattaattttaagttttaaatttgAGATAACTGAGATGTCACTTCGGGACTTCCAATCTTCCTCTAGAGAAGAAGAATGGCAGAAAGTAAGCAGAGAATAGTAATGATTCCGTTCATGGCGCAAGGCCATATAATCCCTTTCCTAGCTTTAGCCCTTCAACTTCAGCAGAGAAAAGATTATATGGTAACCTTTGTTAACACGCCTCTGAATATTCAGGAGCTAAGATCATCTTTGCCTCAGGACTCTTCTATTCACCTCCTTGAAATCCCCTTCAATAGCTCTGATTATGGCCTTCCTCCCAATACCGGAAACACCGACTCTCTTCCCTATGATCTCATCGCAACTTTTCTTCAATCTTCTCTAGCTCTCAAACCCGTTTTCAGGAAATTAATTTCTGATCTTGTCCACGAATCATGTTGTCAGCCTCCACTGTGTATCATCACAGACATGTTCTTTTCATGGTGTGCAGAGATTGCACCTGAGTTTGGAATTTTCCATGCGATattttgtggaggtggtggttatGGCTTTGCATGTTTCAGCTCTTTGTGGCTGAACCTACCCCACCGGAACACAGACTCTGAGGAGTTCACGTTGCCAGATTTCCCGGAGGCTTCTAAATTTCATGTAACCCAGCTAACAGAACTTCTAAGAAAGACTGATGGTAAAGATTCCATTTCAGTGTTCCTAAGGAACATGCTTGTTGGATGGTATAATGCAGACAGGATTTTGATGAACACGGTGGAGGAGATTGACAAGCTCGGATTGATGTATTTCAGAAAAAAAATTGGCCGACCAGTTTGGCCAATTGGTCCAGCTCTATTATCCGCAAGAACCAGAGCTCGAGCAGGAAAAGAAACAGGAATCGCGCCAGAGGTATGTAAAAAATGGCTTGATACAAAACCGTTGAATTCTGTTCTATACATATCTTTTGGTTCGCAGAACACGGTATCAGCATCAAATATTATGCAATTAGCAATGGCATTGGTGGCTAGTGGCAAAAATTTTATTTGGGTTGTCAGACCGCCATTCGGCTTCGACATAAATTCGGAATTTAAAGCAAAAGAATGGTTGCCCGAAGGttatgaagaaagaataaaaGATTCAGGGAGAGGGTTACTAGTGCAAAAATGGGCACCCCAGGTGGAAATTCTGTCACATAGGTCTGTTTCTGCATTTTTGAGTCATTGTGGATGGAATTCAGTGCTTGAAGCTCTTAGCTGTGGTGTTGCAATAATGGGATGGCCACAGGCAGCCGAACAGTTCTACAATGTCAAGCTTTTGGAAGAGATTGGAGTTTGTGTGGAGGTTGGTAGAGGAAAAACCTGTGAAGTTAGACATGATGTTTTAGCAAGAAAGATTGAATTGGTGATGAATGAGACAGagaaaggaatagaaatgagAAGGAGAGTTTGTGAAGTGAGAGACATGATAAAAAAGGCCATTAAAGCTGAGGAAGGATGCAAGGGTTCTTCTGCTAAAGCGATGGATGAGTTCTTGAATGCTGCGTTGCTTATGAGAAAGGAGAGTAATAAGATGGGTACAAATGGGGAAGGTTCAAATTCAAAGCAGTTGTGTCCTTGCAGGGATGGTGCTGGTGAACAGTAAAATGCCACTGTTGTTGCGTTGTTGCCCACTTGTTCTTTGTTTTCGTCGTTGGAAAAGCATTGAAAAAACGTATGTTTTCCATTGCATTTTTCCATTGCATTTCAAATCCAAATCGGTTGGCAATTATTATTTTCCTTCAGTCAAATCTAGGTTTGCTTTGACAGCTAAATTTTTGGAGTAAGTTtggagaatttgtttatttttttaatattattattacattGTGGTATGAtattaatttatcaatttttGCAAATTATGAAGTTTTCTTCTAATTTTAATTTGCAAAAAGTAAAAGGGCTAAAAGAGAACTTTTTGccaattgaaaaatattttttttttaattgtaaatGCGTCGAATTACAAggctcaaaatttttaaaagatattTCATTTAACATATAAAGTAAAAGAAATAGTAAATCCTTGAAAGAAGCAATGGGGAATGGAAAATCAGGGATAAGGGAAACCCTGTGTAGCACTTGATAAATTTCCTAATACAAAGTTCCAAACAGGGCATGGACCACTGTATTGGAGGGATCGATCGATTGGCATTTCAAAGAGACACACCCATTAGCTTCAGACCTTGTTCATGAGATTAGATCTGTGTTGTTAAACTATCCTTTTCGTTATGTTGTTCTGCTAATTCATGAGCAGACTAGATAGCGAAGTGTGCTAGAGTAGGTTCCCTCCCCCGGATGGATTACTAATCCTCTCAACCAACTGGTTGCTTTGCTGGACAAGGATAGCTTTATTGTTTCTGGTGAATGATATTCGGTAACTATCAcccttaattatttaattttataagtattttcgttaaaattattaaattttattcttttacaaaatctattaaatttcaatttaatttcataaaaattattatatattgaaattaaaaatttttacgtTAACTTATcaacttatttattttataaataaaattatctaacTAACGATAGGTAAAtgttttttatgtattttattgtCTTATGAaactaataatataaaataattttatttataaaataatcattaaattaataaattgacttaaaattttttaatttctatttacagtaatttttatgaaattaaattaaaatttaataaattttataaaataaattaaaatttaataatttttataaaaataaaaattaaatgattgCGTTATATTTACCCGTAATatttaggggtgtgcaaacggtcagtTCAGttttgaaccgaaccgaaccgataaaacttaaaatcgaaaataaaaaattttaaaaatcaaaccaaaccgattaataagagaaaatcaaaCTGAATCATATCGTTTTGATTCGATTTTAAAACGATCAAactgaaatttataaattgagcatttgattTATAACtgggtttggttcgattttaaaccgatcaaacctaaatcttaaggttcgattcgattttctttgattttcttgatatatatattaataatttcagttcggttcgatttttttaattttttatgaaaataaccgaaccgaacaaattaaccaaaattataaaaaattataaatcgaaattatcaaaaattataaaccaaaccgaactgattaattttaaaatcgaactgattgaatcgaattgactcaattcgattcgatttttcggttTTAACCTCAAACTGCTCTCCCCTAGTAATGTTCATGttccaattgaaaaaaaaaaaaaaaaaaccttgggTTGATAACGACAACCCAACCCAACCCAACCCACCCCAACCCCCTTTTTTGACCTGAAACATCCAGAAATCGCACGCAATGTCAACATATTTTATTACTACTACTATCTTTTTTCCTTCTGATGAAAATTCATTCAGTACTTATTTTTTTAGTGGAAAATTTATTCACTcctttgaaataataataattattatttttatttatttacaataacCTTAatcttatataaaaattaatttaataatttctaaaataaatagaaAGTAAATGAATCTCAATGCTGTTGTTATATATGTACTTCCTCTGACTCACAaatgtaagttttttttttcctttttttctataTGCTTTAAATTACGGGTCATTTCTTTTTAAATAAtagtttatttattattttactaatatgctcctattttttttatctataatCTCAATATCTAGTGATCTATTTGTCTTGATTATTTTTAGAGTCGAGCTATCCTGATTAATTTTAGAGTCGAGTTACTATCAAATCCATACAGAGAGAACTCTTTTAATGTAATTTTTTTCCTTTCATATGATTCAAACTCGATACCTTATTTAAGAGAGTCAAGTCTCTTTCACTTCAACACGAAACTTTACTCTATTTAATATGTATTGAAAAGGTAAAGTCTAttacttttaaaaataatttaataatataaattatttaattttaaataaaacaacaTAAATAGTGAATATACtgagaaaatattaaataaaatttattgtttaaatatattaaatattttttttaattcatataaAAAATAAGTAAATCTACTCTATCTTTATGGAATGGTAAAAATACAACTTATGACTAAtcctttaaatataataaaatttttcacAATTATATGAGAGATAAAATTCATATTTTCAGAAAAAAAATTTCTATATACCAGACTACCCCCCGTTATATAATGTAAAACTTTGTACTTCCGTATCATCATTCACCTCTTTCGAGCATGTTATGCGGTCTCGGAACAAAGCGGCGCATCCATTAGCTTTCAAAGCCACTCATGATCCTAATTTGCTTTGTAATTCATTGGCTAATATCGATTCGTACTTGACTCAATGCTTTTTGGGCACTGTTACGCATTGAAATTATGGATAAAAAAAAAGgacttttaagaaaaaaaaatcaatattaaaaaaataatttaaaaaataatttataaaaattatgattagaatttatatatatatataatttagttttaaaataatttttaaaactaaAGAGTTGCTGTATGAAAGATATTTTTGACTTTTGAATAGCAGCAACTTGGACCGGTGGTAGACTCACAACCTATCCTTCCTAGAGAAATGCGGTGTAATATTATTATTCTTTGTGGGGGAGTGTCAATATAGGAAACAAAGAAAAGGGTGCGTGAATTGCATCATTAATTATCTAAATGCTACCGTGCCGAGCAAGACCTAAAGCTGAACTCGCTCATCTCTATCTCCTCTCTCCTCCACCTCTTCCTCTTGCTTCTTCCTGATTTTTGGTATCGATCCATCAAAAATGGCACCAAGAAAAGAGAATATTGTGATGTTTCCATTCATGGCACAAGGCCATATCATCCCTTTCCTTGCTTTAGCCCTTCACATAGAGCGAACAAGAAACTATGACATAACCTTTGTTAACACTTCTCTCAATGTCAAGAAACTCAAGTATTCTCTTCCTCCTAACTCTTCCATTCGTCTTCTTGAAATTCCCTTCGATAGCTCTGATCATGGCCTCCCTCCTCATACTGAAAACACCGATGTCCTTTCTTACCCTCTCATCATCCGCCTCCTCCAGGCCTCCACTTCTCTTGAGCCTGCTTTTAGGAAACTCATTCAGGATATTACATGTGAGCAAGGAGGCCACCCTCCACTTTGTGTTATTGCTGACATCTTCTTTGGATGGACCGCTACTGTTGCTAAAGATCTTGGCGTGTTTCATGCGGTCTTTAGTGGTGCAGGTGGATATGGCTTGGCCTGTTATTACTCTGTTTGGCTAAGTCTTCCTCACAGGAAGACGAAATCGGACGAGTTTGAGCTGCAAGATTTCAAGGAAGTTTCAAAGCTTCAAGTGACCCAGTTGCCGTTGAGTATTTTAGAGGCGGATGGGACTGATCCTTGGTCTGTTTTCCAAAGAAAGAATCTACCAGCATGGATGGATTCTAATGGTATTTTGTTTAACACGGTGGAGGAGTTTGACCAGATTGGTTTGTCCTACTTCAGGCGAAAACTAGGCCGGCCGGCTTGGGCAGTAGGGCCAGTTTTGCTATCAACGGAAAACAGAGCTCGTTCCGGCATAGAAGCTGGTATAACGACAGATCTTTGCAAGGAATGGCTAGATACCAAGCCCGAGAATTCAGTTCTATACATATCATTTGGATCGCATAATACAATCGCTTCATCACAGATGATGCAATTAGCTATGGCTCTGGAGGCCAGCGGCAAGAATTTTATCTGGGTTGTTAGGCCACCGATAGGATTTGATATAAACTCAGAATTCAGAAGCAATGAATGGTTGCCTGAGGGATTTGAAGAAAGAATCAAAGAATCAGGAAGAGGGTTATTGGTGCATAAATGGGCACCCCAAGTGGAAATCTTGTCTCATAAGTCTACATGTGCATTTTTGAGTCATTGCGGATGGAATTCTACACTTGAAGCTCTAAACCACGGGGTACCATTGATTGGATGGGCAATGGCAGCAGAGCAATTTTTCAATGTAAAATTCTTGGAAGAAGATTTGGGGGTGTGTGTGGAAGTGGCTAGAGGGAAGACTTGTGAGGTTAGGTACCAAGAAGTAAAAGCAAAAATTGAATTGGTAATGAACGAGACAGAGAAAGGCAAGGAAATAAGGAAAAAAGCTCGTGAGGTCATGGAAATGATAAAAAATGCCATGAAAGATAAAGATGGTTTGAAGGGTTCCTCTGTGAAAGCGTTGGATGATTTTTTCCAAGCTGCATTGTCAATGAGAGAGAAGACCCAACAATAAGGCTATGGAGGTTTTTTTCCTATTTTAATATCTTTCacctttccttcccttttccattAGCATAACATATTAATAATCATATTGCcatttgtgatttttttttttttaacatgaaTGGGGAATTGAAATTCAGTAATTTAAATAAGGCTGAACAACTGTGAAAACCAAAATATTTTTTGGTTTTTGAGTTGGACCAAAATAGGTATCTGTCTGCTCCATATGGATCTACCACCTTGGACAAAATAAATTATGGTTGTCATGacgtttttaaaaaattataaaaagaaattaataaatgtacaataattttatcataattatttaattataatgaaatttacATGAAATTAATGATTATTGGTTTTACATGTGCATTAATTTTGTCAAATAAAAAATCCATAATTTAGGAGTTGGTATGTGATTATTTTAGGAGCGACTTTGATAAAATTGAAAGAGTTTCTATCCTTGCTTTTAAATAAAATCTACAAAATTTATTAATCAGGTGTAATTTCGAGACTTTTATAATAAGAATTGTTTAATTTTCATTGTTTGATATATCAATTATTCTTTGATTTATTTAACTTTATTTAAatagaaattataaaatttaaatatcaattaaagaatattcaaatttattttgaagtaaatt encodes:
- the LOC110648599 gene encoding UDP-glycosyltransferase 92A1; translation: MAESKQRIVMIPFMAQGHIIPFLALALQLQQRKDYMVTFVNTPLNIQELRSSLPQDSSIHLLEIPFNSSDYGLPPNTGNTDSLPYDLIATFLQSSLALKPVFRKLISDLVHESCCQPPLCIITDMFFSWCAEIAPEFGIFHAIFCGGGGYGFACFSSLWLNLPHRNTDSEEFTLPDFPEASKFHVTQLTELLRKTDGKDSISVFLRNMLVGWYNADRILMNTVEEIDKLGLMYFRKKIGRPVWPIGPALLSARTRARAGKETGIAPEVCKKWLDTKPLNSVLYISFGSQNTVSASNIMQLAMALVASGKNFIWVVRPPFGFDINSEFKAKEWLPEGYEERIKDSGRGLLVQKWAPQVEILSHRSVSAFLSHCGWNSVLEALSCGVAIMGWPQAAEQFYNVKLLEEIGVCVEVGRGKTCEVRHDVLARKIELVMNETEKGIEMRRRVCEVRDMIKKAIKAEEGCKGSSAKAMDEFLNAALLMRKESNKMGTNGEGSNSKQLCPCRDGAGEQ
- the LOC110648597 gene encoding UDP-glycosyltransferase 92A1, whose amino-acid sequence is MAPRKENIVMFPFMAQGHIIPFLALALHIERTRNYDITFVNTSLNVKKLKYSLPPNSSIRLLEIPFDSSDHGLPPHTENTDVLSYPLIIRLLQASTSLEPAFRKLIQDITCEQGGHPPLCVIADIFFGWTATVAKDLGVFHAVFSGAGGYGLACYYSVWLSLPHRKTKSDEFELQDFKEVSKLQVTQLPLSILEADGTDPWSVFQRKNLPAWMDSNGILFNTVEEFDQIGLSYFRRKLGRPAWAVGPVLLSTENRARSGIEAGITTDLCKEWLDTKPENSVLYISFGSHNTIASSQMMQLAMALEASGKNFIWVVRPPIGFDINSEFRSNEWLPEGFEERIKESGRGLLVHKWAPQVEILSHKSTCAFLSHCGWNSTLEALNHGVPLIGWAMAAEQFFNVKFLEEDLGVCVEVARGKTCEVRYQEVKAKIELVMNETEKGKEIRKKAREVMEMIKNAMKDKDGLKGSSVKALDDFFQAALSMREKTQQ